One Novipirellula galeiformis genomic window, GATCGCGGTAAAGTCTTCGCAGTTCAGCCCGAGCGAACCAACGGGATCAAGGCGATGGCTGTCGAAGCCTGCGCTAATAAGGATCAATTGCGGAGACATTCGTTTCGCAAGCTGGGACATCGCCGCACTGAACCGTTCGATTTGGACCTCCGGCGAAGTGCCTAGTGATATCGGCACGTTCACGGTGGTGCCCACTGCGGCGCCCGAGCCGGTTTCATCTGCTGATCCCGTATGCGGAAAGAGGGGGGCTCGATGCATCGAGAGAAAGCCGACTCGGGGATCGTCGTAGAAGATCGCCTGCGTCCCATTGCCATGGTGCACATCAAAGTCAACGATCATCACGCGATCGAGCCCCAGTACTTGAGTGGCGACACGAGCCCCGACGGCGACATTGTTAAACAAACAAAATCCCATCGCTTGATCCTGGCTGGCGTGATGGCCGGGGGGGCGCACCAGACAAAAGGCGTTGACGTCATCGCCGGCAACGACTCGCCGCACCGCATCGGCCACCGCCCCGGCGGCCATCGCGGCAACATCGTAGGAACGCTGGCAAAGCACCGTGTCGGAATCAATTTCGCCTCCCCCACGATTGGCGACGCTACGGATATTTTCGATGTGCTTGGCGGTATGCACGAGGCTGAGTTGCTCGATCGACGCCGGTTCCCAGCGAGGGCGTTGGCACAGCGCATCGAGGGAAAGGAAGCTCAAACGCCGCATCACCGCCGCTAATCGCAGGGCGCTCTCGGGATGCGAGCCGGTATCATGCTCTTGAAAGATATAGTCGTAATAAAGCAATGTCATGGGACGCAGATTCCTTGGGCATTCCTGTTGGGGACCTAGATTCTTTGGATTGTCACTTGGCTAATCTGCCTGTGGCGAGTACACTTCGCACTGAAACCTCTCTATTTTGCAAAATTTATAGCGGTTCATGGCCGAGAATAAGCGAGTAACGTTGATTTTCCCAATGAGAATGTCTCATTTTGAACAAGAAACGTTTTTCGGCCAAACGGGATTTCTGATTGCAGAGTTGGACCCTCTTGCTACCCCGTTGAAATGGTGTCGGCACATTCGTCGCACTTCATTGCTGCCAACTATCGGTTGTGTTAACCGCTCTGGAAAGCTGCCGGCGTCGACGATTTGACGCTCCGGATTCTGTGACTTTCTTGTTTGTCCAGAGTTACCGCCTTCACAAGCGGTTAGATGATTTCACCGACGGCGACCAAGCAACCAAGTTTGGTTCGAGTTGGCGGAGTCTCACACAATCATTGTTCCATCCCCCCTCAGAGATGAACGCGTTTGCATTGATGCATCGCATTTGTCACGCCTTTTCCGCAATCCGTGGGTGGGCAACTAGGCTTCGGTGGATCTTAAAAAACAACCTTCCTAAGGACCCCTTTTTTGAAGACATTTGACGAACTCGATTTGATTGCCCCCCTGAAACGTGCGATTTCGGACGAGAACTACACGACCCCCACTCCCATCCAAGCTCAAACCATTCCCGCTGCCCTCCAGGGGCGCGATGTGCTTGGGTGTGCCCAGACGGGAACGGGAAAAACCGCTGCCTTTGCACTGCCGATCTTAAATCTGATTGGCGCCGAGCATCGCAAAGCGGCTCCCAATCGACCGCAGGTCCTTGTCCTTGCCCCCACTCGTGAGCTTGCGATCCAGATTGGGGAGAGCTTTGCCACCTATGGCAAGCATTTACGTCTGCGTCACGTCCTGGTTTATGGCGGTGTCAGCCAAGGCAACCAAGTGCGTGCTTTGAACCGCGGTGCCCATATCTTGGTTGCCACTCCAGGGCGTTTAATCGACCTGATGGACCAAGGGCACATCGACCTGCGACAGCTAGAAATGTTCGTCTTGGACGAAGCCGACCGCATGCTCGACATGGGCTTTTTACCCGCACTTCGCCGCATCATTAGCGAACTGCCTCAACGGCGACAATCGCTGTTCTTCTCAGCGACCATGCCGCCCAAAATCACCGACCTTTCACAGAGCCTGCTGCGGGATCCCGTGACGGTGAACGTGACGCCAAAGTCCACCAGTGTGGAACGGATCGAGCAACAGTTGTATTTCGTCGAAAAAGGCGGAAAGCAGAAGTTGTTGGAAAAAATCATTGGGGGCGAGAGTGCCAGTCGTGCGATTGTCTTCACTCGCACCAAGCGTGGCGCAAACGTGTTGGCCGAGAAACTCGATAACAACGGCATCCGAGCCGTCGCGATTCACGGCAACAAATCACAAAGTGCACGCCAACGAGCCCTCGAAGCGTT contains:
- a CDS encoding histone deacetylase family protein — its product is MTLLYYDYIFQEHDTGSHPESALRLAAVMRRLSFLSLDALCQRPRWEPASIEQLSLVHTAKHIENIRSVANRGGGEIDSDTVLCQRSYDVAAMAAGAVADAVRRVVAGDDVNAFCLVRPPGHHASQDQAMGFCLFNNVAVGARVATQVLGLDRVMIVDFDVHHGNGTQAIFYDDPRVGFLSMHRAPLFPHTGSADETGSGAAVGTTVNVPISLGTSPEVQIERFSAAMSQLAKRMSPQLILISAGFDSHRLDPVGSLGLNCEDFTAITREIIKVARQYAEGRIVSVLEGGYNPDALAECVGNHLETLMEEG
- a CDS encoding DEAD/DEAH box helicase, with the protein product MKTFDELDLIAPLKRAISDENYTTPTPIQAQTIPAALQGRDVLGCAQTGTGKTAAFALPILNLIGAEHRKAAPNRPQVLVLAPTRELAIQIGESFATYGKHLRLRHVLVYGGVSQGNQVRALNRGAHILVATPGRLIDLMDQGHIDLRQLEMFVLDEADRMLDMGFLPALRRIISELPQRRQSLFFSATMPPKITDLSQSLLRDPVTVNVTPKSTSVERIEQQLYFVEKGGKQKLLEKIIGGESASRAIVFTRTKRGANVLAEKLDNNGIRAVAIHGNKSQSARQRALEAFRRNKVQVLVATDVAARGIDIDGVTHVVNYDIPNEPESYVHRIGRTGRAGAEGIAISFCSDAERGELREIEKFIGMKLPLAPDQPPQQPRDPNAPKNPQSKGARRSPYRGGGRGKGGNYGASGEQSNAGRRPRRKQRAKQIN